The region TCGCCGCCAGCCGTCAGGTCAATCAGGGCGGCCAGTGGGTCGATGCGCCGGTGCAGGCCGCGACCGTGCAGAAGCTGGAAGAAGTCATCCTGACCAAGGCGCGCGACCTGCGCCGCATGGCGATCATGGGATAAGCCTTTCTTTCATCCGATTTTATTGAATAACGGGGGCTGGGCTTGGAAGAGCTCAGCCCGCATGCATTTTGAGGACTTGAATCCATGCAAAGGCGCTTCAACCCGCTGGAGGCCGACGCCCGCTGGCAGGCCGTCTGGGACGAGAAGCAGACGTTCAAGGCGTCCGACAGCAGCGACAAGCCGCGGTCCTACGTGCTGGAGATGTTCCCCTATCCGTCCGGGCGCATCCATATCGGCCATGTGCGCAACTATTCGATGGGCGATGTGCTGGCGCGATTCCGGCGCATGACCGGGCATGAGGTGCTGCATCCCATGGGATGGGATGCTTTCGGCATGCCTGCTGAAAACGCCGCGATGGAAAAGAAGGTGCATCCGGGCGACTGGACCCGATCCAACATCGCGACGATGCGCGCGCAATTGAAGAAGCTGGGCTTCGCGCTGGACTGGAGCCGCGAACTGGCGACCTGCGAGCCGGATTATTATGGGCAGGAACAGGCGCTGTTCCTGGACATGATGGAAGCGGGCCTGGTCTATCGCAAGGAGTCGGCGGTCAACTGGGACCCGGTCGACATGACCGTGCTGGCGAACGAGCAGGTGATCGATGGCAAGGGCTGGCGGTCCGGCGCGCCGGTCGAGAAGCGGAAGCTGAGCCAATGGTTCCTGAAGATCACGCAATTTGCCGACGATCTGCTGGCGGGCCTGAAGACGCTGGACCAGTGGCCGGAAAAAGTGCGGTTGATGCAGGAAAACTGGATCGGCAAGTCGGTCGGGCTGCAATTCCGGTTCGAACTGGACGAGGCCGTGGACGGCATCAGCGAGCTTGAGGTTTTCTCGACCCGTCCCGACACGATCTTCGGCGCGAGCTTTGCCGCTATCGCGGCGGATCATCCGCTGGCGCTGGCGCTGGAAGCGAAGGATGCGGGACTTGCCGCCTTTGCCGAGGAATGCCGCCACAGCGGCACTGCTGCCGCCGAGATCGAGACGCAGGAGAAGAAGGGCTACGACACCGGCCTGTCGGTGATTCATCCGTTCACGGGGCGTAAGCTGCCGCTGTTCGTGGCGAACTTCGTGCTGATGGACTATGGCACCGGCGCGGTCATGGCGGTTCCGGGGCATGACCAGCGCGACCTGGACTTTGCGCGCAAATATATGCTGCCCGTGGAGCGCGTGGTCGCCGCCGAGGGCGATGAGGCCAAGGGCATCGGCGAGGAAGCCTATGTGGGGCCGGGCCGCCTTGTGAACTCCGACTTCCTCAACGGCATGAGCGTCGAGGACGCCAAGGCCGAGGTTATTCGCCGCGCCGAGAGCGAGGGATGGGGCACCGGCACCACCGTGTTTCGCCTGCGCGACTGGGGCGTGTCGCGCCAGCGCTACTGGGGCACGCCGATTCCGGTCATCCATTGCGAGGATTGCGGGGCCGTGGGCGTGCCCAAGGACCAGCTGCCGGTCGTGCTGCCGGAGGATGTCAGCTTCGACATTCCGGGCAATCCGCTCGATCGCCATCCGACCTGGAAGCATGTCGATTGCCCGAAATGCGGCAAGGCGGCGCGGCGCGAGACCGACACGCTGGATACGTTTGCGGACTCCAGCTGGTATTTCATCCGCTTTGCCAGCCAACCCAAAGACAAGCCGTTCGATCGCGAGACGGTCGAGAAATGGCTGCCCGTCGGCCAGTATATCGGCGGCGTGGAACATGCGATCCTGCACCTGCTCTACGCGCGTTTCTGGACGCGCGCGTTGCAGCATATGGGGCAGATCGGCTTTGCCGAGCCGTTCACAGGCCTGTTTACGCAGGGCATGGTGACGCATGAGACGTACAAGTCGCCCGAGGGCGCCTGGCTCGCTCCGCAGGATGTGGAACGGCGCGGCGACGGGCTGGTCATGATCGACAGCGGCGCACCGGTGACGGTCGGCCGCGTCGAGAAAATGTCCAAGTCCAAGAAGAATGTCGTCGATCCCGATGACATCATCGCCCAATATGGCGCGGACGCGGTGCGCTGGTTCATGCTGTCGGACAGCCCGCCGGAGCGCGATCTGCCGTGGACCGAAAGCGGGATCGAGGGCAGCTGGCGCTTCATCAATCGGCTGTGGAGGCTGTTTGGCGAGGCCGACAAGGCGGCCGAGGGGCAAGACAAGGCTTTGGACCGCAAGCTGCACCAGACCATCGACGGCATCGCCAGGGATATCGAGGCGCTGTCCTTCAACAAGGCGGTGGCGAAGATTTATGAACTGACCAATGCGGTGGAGAAGGCCAGGCCTTCAGCCAGCCGCAGCGCCGCCATCCGTGCGCTGGCGCTGCTGGTCGCGCCGATGACCCCGCATCTGGCCGAAGAGGCATGGGCGGACATGGGCGAGGAGGGACTGATCGCCGAGGCGGCCTGGCCGCAGGTCGATCCGGCTTTGTTGGTCGAGGATGAGGTGACGATCGCCTGTCAGGTGATGGGCAAGCTGCGCGACACGATTACCGTGCCCAAGGGGACGTCGAAAGAGGAACTGGAAAAGCTGGCCCTTGCCGCGCCCAATGTGATGCGGACGCTGGATGGCGCGACGCCGAAAAAGGTTATCGTGGTGCCGGATCGTCTGGTGAATCTTGTCCTCTAACAAGGAACCGTTCGCCCTGAGCTTGTCGAAGGGCTTTTCTTCCGTCAAGAAAAGAGCAGGGCTTCGACAAGCTCAGCCCGAACGGTTAGAGGTTGGTCGATGAAACGCACTGTTCCCCTGTTCCTCGTCGCCCTGTCTCTCTCCGCTTGCGGGCTGCGTCCCGTCTATAGCGGCGGGAGTCAGGGTGCGGTGGCGCAACGGCTGGGCAATGTCGAAATCGCGCCGATCGAAGGGAAGGGCGGCTGGCTGGTGCGCAATGCGCTCAATGACCGGTTGTCGGCGATGAGCGGCAATGGGCCAAGCTACAGGCTGGTGGTCAAGCTGGACGACCAGATCAGCGGTTTCGGCTTGCGCGCCGACGCCGCCGTCACGCGCGAGCGGCGTACGCTACGGGCGCGTTACCAGTTGATCGACACCGCGACGGGCACGCAGGTCATTGACGACACGGCGGGGTCGGACGCGGGCATCGACGTCACGTCGAGCGAATA is a window of Sphingobium sp. MI1205 DNA encoding:
- the leuS gene encoding leucine--tRNA ligase, which codes for MQRRFNPLEADARWQAVWDEKQTFKASDSSDKPRSYVLEMFPYPSGRIHIGHVRNYSMGDVLARFRRMTGHEVLHPMGWDAFGMPAENAAMEKKVHPGDWTRSNIATMRAQLKKLGFALDWSRELATCEPDYYGQEQALFLDMMEAGLVYRKESAVNWDPVDMTVLANEQVIDGKGWRSGAPVEKRKLSQWFLKITQFADDLLAGLKTLDQWPEKVRLMQENWIGKSVGLQFRFELDEAVDGISELEVFSTRPDTIFGASFAAIAADHPLALALEAKDAGLAAFAEECRHSGTAAAEIETQEKKGYDTGLSVIHPFTGRKLPLFVANFVLMDYGTGAVMAVPGHDQRDLDFARKYMLPVERVVAAEGDEAKGIGEEAYVGPGRLVNSDFLNGMSVEDAKAEVIRRAESEGWGTGTTVFRLRDWGVSRQRYWGTPIPVIHCEDCGAVGVPKDQLPVVLPEDVSFDIPGNPLDRHPTWKHVDCPKCGKAARRETDTLDTFADSSWYFIRFASQPKDKPFDRETVEKWLPVGQYIGGVEHAILHLLYARFWTRALQHMGQIGFAEPFTGLFTQGMVTHETYKSPEGAWLAPQDVERRGDGLVMIDSGAPVTVGRVEKMSKSKKNVVDPDDIIAQYGADAVRWFMLSDSPPERDLPWTESGIEGSWRFINRLWRLFGEADKAAEGQDKALDRKLHQTIDGIARDIEALSFNKAVAKIYELTNAVEKARPSASRSAAIRALALLVAPMTPHLAEEAWADMGEEGLIAEAAWPQVDPALLVEDEVTIACQVMGKLRDTITVPKGTSKEELEKLALAAPNVMRTLDGATPKKVIVVPDRLVNLVL
- the lptE gene encoding LPS assembly lipoprotein LptE; this encodes MKRTVPLFLVALSLSACGLRPVYSGGSQGAVAQRLGNVEIAPIEGKGGWLVRNALNDRLSAMSGNGPSYRLVVKLDDQISGFGLRADAAVTRERRTLRARYQLIDTATGTQVIDDTAGSDAGIDVTSSEYATIAAEDTALERLSQTVADQIVSRLALFAAREKQR